In Caldicellulosiruptor morganii, the following proteins share a genomic window:
- a CDS encoding STAS domain-containing protein yields the protein MNLDLKEKVSENGIVIELKGELDIFSSPTLKDKLYTLIDTSSSDVIVDMNDVTYIDSTGLGVFVGALKKSKQKGTNIVLKNLKPNVKKVFTITGLDKVFRIE from the coding sequence ATGAACCTTGATTTAAAAGAGAAAGTTTCTGAAAATGGCATTGTAATTGAGCTAAAAGGTGAGCTTGACATATTTTCTTCACCCACTTTGAAAGACAAGCTTTATACATTGATAGATACATCCTCTTCAGATGTTATTGTTGATATGAACGATGTCACTTACATTGACTCAACAGGTTTGGGTGTGTTTGTAGGTGCCCTGAAGAAGTCAAAACAAAAAGGAACCAATATAGTACTCAAAAACCTGAAACCAAATGTGAAAAAGGTGTTTACAATAACAGGGCTTGATAAAGTATTCAGAATTGAATGA
- a CDS encoding ATP-binding protein, giving the protein MDQIMLTIPSKAEYIIVVRLTLSGIAARCGFDFETIEDLKMAISEVFNLFNIEKISGQIDIMFKIAREYLEIEIDILADEINQNELAEVILKTLIDDIEFEKLQDKYIVRLKKYHRGV; this is encoded by the coding sequence ATGGACCAGATTATGTTAACAATCCCGTCAAAAGCTGAATATATTATAGTGGTAAGGCTTACTTTGTCTGGGATTGCTGCCCGCTGTGGATTTGATTTTGAAACAATTGAAGATTTGAAGATGGCAATTTCAGAGGTGTTCAATCTATTCAATATTGAAAAGATATCGGGGCAGATTGATATAATGTTTAAAATCGCCAGAGAATACCTGGAAATTGAGATAGACATTTTGGCAGATGAGATAAACCAGAATGAACTTGCTGAGGTTATTTTAAAGACTCTTATAGATGATATAGAGTTTGAAAAACTTCAAGACAAATACATTGTAAGACTTAAAAAATATCATCGAGGGGTCTGA
- a CDS encoding SigB/SigF/SigG family RNA polymerase sigma factor — protein MVDEKKTVNIDDAEIDRLFEEYRKTKDINLRNELVNRHLHIAEIVAKKFVNRGIEYDDLYQVACVALINAVERFEPNKGYKFSSFATPTIMGEIKRYFRDRASLIRLPRRIYETSSKIKLATEELSTKLKRPPKIEEIAEHLGMSIEEVLEIMEASSNYLPQSLDQTMYEDEEMTLGDVLGKTDENLVQIENIEAIKMALDKLNPLEREFVQKRFFEGKTQREIADELKVSQMYISRLEKKILKKLRDFIEGVKMSI, from the coding sequence ATGGTTGATGAGAAAAAAACAGTTAATATTGATGATGCTGAAATAGATAGACTCTTTGAAGAGTACCGGAAGACAAAAGATATCAATCTCAGAAATGAGCTTGTAAACAGGCATTTGCATATAGCAGAAATTGTGGCTAAAAAGTTTGTAAACAGAGGTATAGAATATGATGATCTGTACCAGGTTGCATGTGTTGCTCTTATAAACGCCGTTGAGAGGTTTGAGCCCAACAAGGGGTATAAATTTTCAAGTTTCGCAACACCTACTATTATGGGTGAAATCAAGCGCTACTTTAGAGACAGAGCATCGCTTATCAGACTTCCGCGAAGGATTTATGAAACCTCGAGTAAGATAAAACTTGCAACCGAAGAGCTATCAACAAAACTAAAACGTCCACCAAAGATTGAAGAGATTGCAGAGCATCTTGGTATGAGTATTGAAGAGGTTTTAGAGATTATGGAGGCATCTTCCAATTACCTTCCTCAATCGCTTGACCAGACAATGTACGAGGATGAAGAAATGACGCTGGGAGATGTTCTTGGTAAAACTGATGAAAATCTTGTTCAGATTGAAAATATTGAAGCAATAAAAATGGCATTGGATAAACTGAATCCTTTGGAGAGGGAATTTGTTCAAAAACGCTTTTTTGAGGGCAAAACGCAGCGTGAGATTGCTGATGAGCTGAAGGTATCACAGATGTACATTTCAAGACTTGAAAAGAAGATTTTGAAAAAACTCAGGGATTTTATTGAGGGGGTAAAGATGTCCATTTGA
- the mreB gene encoding rod shape-determining protein, translating to MAFGTDIGIDLGTATVLVYVKGKGIVLREPSVVAIEQTRKQILAVGEEARRMIGRTPGNIVAVRPLRDGVISDYEVTEAMLKYFLAKVLGRRVFFKPRVVVCVPSGVTEVEKRAVLDATYEAGAKQTFLIEEPIAAAIGAGLDISRPVGCMVIDIGGGTTDIAVISLGGAVVSESIKVAGDKFDEAIIRYIRKKHSVAIGERTAEELKINIGCAYRKPKVESMEVRGRSLLTGLPKTITVTSDEMLQALEEPVSAIVEAVHRVLENTPPELAADITSTGIVMTGGGSLLWGLDRLISEKTGIPTRIADDPVSCVALGTGKALESLDMLESTLIKDPRVR from the coding sequence ATGGCATTTGGAACAGATATAGGAATTGATCTGGGTACAGCAACAGTTTTAGTTTATGTCAAAGGCAAAGGGATAGTTTTAAGAGAACCATCTGTTGTTGCAATAGAGCAGACGCGAAAGCAGATTCTGGCTGTTGGTGAAGAAGCAAGGAGAATGATAGGAAGAACACCGGGGAACATTGTAGCTGTAAGACCGCTCAGGGACGGTGTTATATCAGACTATGAGGTAACAGAGGCTATGCTCAAGTACTTCCTTGCAAAAGTTCTTGGCAGGCGGGTATTTTTCAAGCCGAGGGTTGTTGTATGTGTGCCTTCAGGCGTGACAGAGGTTGAAAAAAGAGCAGTGCTTGATGCCACATATGAAGCGGGTGCAAAGCAGACATTTTTAATTGAAGAGCCAATTGCGGCTGCGATTGGAGCAGGGCTGGATATCTCAAGACCGGTGGGTTGTATGGTAATAGACATAGGTGGCGGTACAACCGACATTGCAGTGATTTCGCTTGGCGGGGCAGTTGTAAGTGAGTCGATTAAGGTTGCGGGGGATAAATTTGATGAAGCAATTATCCGATATATAAGAAAGAAGCACAGTGTGGCGATTGGTGAAAGAACAGCTGAAGAGCTCAAGATAAACATAGGATGTGCATACAGAAAACCAAAAGTGGAGTCTATGGAAGTGAGAGGAAGGAGCTTGCTTACTGGTCTTCCAAAGACCATAACCGTCACATCGGATGAAATGTTACAGGCTTTAGAGGAGCCGGTATCAGCTATAGTTGAAGCTGTTCACAGGGTGCTTGAGAATACACCACCTGAACTTGCAGCAGATATTACATCAACAGGGATTGTCATGACAGGTGGTGGGAGCCTTCTGTGGGGTCTGGACAGGTTGATTTCCGAAAAGACAGGTATTCCAACCAGAATTGCTGATGACCCGGTTTCATGTGTTGCGCTGGGTACAGGTAAGGCATTGGAATCGCTTGATATGTTAGAGTCAACCCTTATCAAAGACCCAAGAGTAAGGTAA
- a CDS encoding flagellar hook-basal body protein yields MIRGIYTSASGMILNQKLMDLTANNVANISTTGYKRDIAQVESFRKMMAYRIFDRFSNSIDNAIGYMSLGADVSRIVSDFSQGLYIKTDEPLNLAIRGSGFFTVEKVDSLTGQAQVYYTRNGAFTVNSNRELVTLDGFRVLGENGPVVLQSQGQIRIDEQGNVYQEGRLVDRLRLVDFQDKSLLRKVGDNLFEVDAQNQQIAFSGRVLQGYLEGSNVNSVQEMVNMINALRAYEANQKAFITQDETLQKAVNEIAKK; encoded by the coding sequence ATGATTAGAGGTATTTATACATCTGCGTCAGGGATGATTTTGAATCAAAAACTTATGGATTTGACAGCCAACAATGTAGCAAATATCAGTACAACAGGATACAAAAGAGATATTGCACAGGTTGAGAGCTTTAGAAAAATGATGGCATATAGAATTTTTGATAGATTTTCAAACAGCATTGATAACGCAATAGGTTACATGTCACTTGGAGCAGATGTTTCAAGGATTGTGAGTGATTTTTCTCAGGGGCTTTACATAAAAACTGATGAGCCTTTGAATTTAGCAATAAGGGGAAGTGGATTTTTTACTGTAGAAAAGGTTGATTCCCTGACAGGTCAGGCGCAGGTTTACTATACAAGAAATGGTGCATTTACTGTCAATTCAAACCGGGAACTTGTGACTCTTGATGGTTTTCGTGTGCTTGGGGAAAACGGACCTGTGGTGCTGCAAAGTCAGGGACAAATCAGGATTGATGAACAGGGCAATGTCTATCAGGAAGGTAGATTGGTTGATAGGTTAAGGCTTGTAGATTTTCAGGACAAAAGTCTTTTGCGCAAAGTTGGGGATAATCTTTTTGAAGTAGATGCCCAGAATCAGCAGATAGCTTTTTCTGGTAGAGTTTTGCAGGGGTACTTAGAAGGTTCGAATGTTAACTCTGTTCAGGAAATGGTCAATATGATAAATGCTTTAAGGGCTTATGAGGCCAATCAGAAAGCTTTTATTACTCAGGATGAGACATTGCAGAAGGCTGTAAATGAAATAGCCAAAAAATAA
- the flgG gene encoding flagellar basal-body rod protein FlgG, translating to MMRALYSAALGMKAQQTNVDIISNNLANVNTTAFKKDKAEFKDLLYETLSRADVVAGDGKPVSLQIGHGVTITAITKSFSEGNLERTENPLDLAIQGEGFFVVSTPNGPRYTRDGSFKVSNVDGQIKLVTSDGYPVLAVGDTEIVLPETAISSITIDETGRITYKDAEGQIQDSGLKIKIVKFLNPQGLLAEGKNLYAVSAASGEPVSEEETEGPKSRILQGFLEMSNVQVVDEMVKLIIAQRAYEINSKAIQTADDMLSMANNLKR from the coding sequence ATGATGAGAGCACTGTATTCTGCGGCGCTGGGGATGAAAGCCCAGCAGACCAATGTTGATATTATTTCCAACAACCTTGCCAATGTTAACACGACTGCATTTAAGAAAGACAAGGCCGAGTTCAAAGACCTTTTGTATGAAACTTTGTCGCGTGCAGATGTTGTTGCAGGTGATGGCAAGCCAGTTAGTCTTCAAATAGGACATGGTGTGACAATAACTGCTATAACAAAGAGCTTTTCGGAGGGCAACTTAGAGAGGACTGAAAACCCGCTTGACCTGGCAATTCAGGGCGAAGGATTTTTTGTTGTGTCAACACCTAACGGTCCAAGATACACAAGAGATGGCAGCTTCAAGGTTTCAAATGTTGATGGACAGATAAAGCTTGTCACATCGGACGGATATCCTGTTCTGGCAGTAGGTGATACAGAGATTGTTCTTCCAGAGACAGCAATTTCCAGTATAACGATTGATGAGACAGGCAGGATTACATACAAGGATGCTGAAGGGCAGATACAGGATTCCGGGCTTAAGATAAAAATAGTAAAGTTTCTTAACCCGCAGGGGCTTTTAGCTGAGGGCAAGAACCTGTATGCGGTGTCGGCTGCCTCTGGTGAGCCGGTTTCTGAAGAGGAAACAGAAGGACCAAAGAGCAGGATTTTGCAAGGATTTTTGGAAATGTCAAATGTTCAGGTGGTTGACGAGATGGTAAAACTCATTATTGCTCAAAGGGCATATGAAATAAATTCCAAGGCGATTCAAACAGCCGATGATATGCTGTCTATGGCAAATAATCTCAAGAGATAA
- a CDS encoding rod-binding protein codes for MIGVQDLGNNTGMAEAINNANSNSLIDKLEKAYSEKDKQRLKEACDDFEAILLSSIFKEMKKSIPESGLFEKSIADDIFNDMFVDEVSKKASSQGGVGLSKLLYDSILRRIENAYRFKDEK; via the coding sequence ATGATAGGTGTTCAGGATTTAGGAAACAATACCGGGATGGCAGAGGCTATAAATAATGCAAATAGTAATTCATTAATAGATAAACTGGAAAAGGCTTATTCGGAAAAGGATAAGCAAAGATTAAAAGAAGCATGTGATGATTTTGAAGCTATTTTACTTTCTTCAATCTTCAAAGAAATGAAAAAATCAATCCCTGAAAGTGGACTTTTCGAAAAGAGTATTGCTGATGATATATTCAATGATATGTTTGTAGATGAGGTATCCAAAAAAGCTTCAAGTCAGGGTGGGGTAGGATTGTCAAAGCTGTTGTATGATTCCATATTAAGAAGAATCGAAAATGCATACAGGTTCAAAGATGAAAAGTAG
- a CDS encoding AEC family transporter, translating to MLQTFISSIQGVLVILFVLILGYYLTKIGWFDSKVSDLFAKIVVNISLPLYMIANLTSTFTKEELEHSARGLLIPFLSILLSYCVATVVARFANVKIYRRGLFAAIFSLSNSIFVGLPMSLALFGDVATPYTLLYYMANTTMWWTLGVYGIIRDNKSERHSVFSIDTLKRIFNPPLIGFLIGVVLVLLGIRLPKFAFDSFKMVGGLTTPLSIFCIGITMYEMGFKSFKFDRDSLLVFSGRFLITPFITWSLSHFIPVPKLMRDVFIIMSAMPVMINSAIISRVYNGDYEFATAMITYSTLFSVVIMPFLMVLIKII from the coding sequence TTGTTACAGACATTTATAAGCAGCATTCAAGGAGTTTTAGTAATTTTATTTGTCTTAATTTTAGGATATTATTTGACAAAAATTGGCTGGTTTGATTCAAAAGTATCAGACCTATTTGCGAAGATTGTTGTAAATATTTCCCTCCCGCTTTATATGATTGCAAATCTGACCTCAACTTTTACAAAAGAGGAGCTTGAACATTCAGCAAGAGGGCTCTTGATTCCTTTTTTATCCATATTACTTTCTTATTGTGTGGCTACAGTGGTTGCAAGGTTTGCAAATGTAAAGATTTACAGAAGAGGGCTTTTTGCAGCTATATTTTCACTTTCTAATTCCATTTTTGTGGGTCTTCCGATGTCTCTGGCACTTTTTGGAGATGTTGCGACACCCTACACACTCCTTTATTACATGGCAAACACAACAATGTGGTGGACATTGGGAGTGTATGGTATTATACGTGACAACAAAAGCGAGAGGCATAGTGTTTTTAGTATAGACACTTTAAAACGCATATTCAATCCGCCTTTGATAGGATTTTTGATTGGAGTTGTACTTGTACTTTTGGGAATAAGACTGCCCAAGTTTGCATTTGACAGTTTTAAAATGGTAGGAGGGCTTACAACACCTCTTTCCATTTTCTGTATTGGCATAACAATGTATGAGATGGGTTTTAAAAGTTTTAAGTTTGACAGGGATTCTTTACTGGTCTTTTCTGGAAGGTTTCTGATCACTCCTTTTATAACATGGAGCTTATCTCATTTTATTCCTGTGCCCAAACTTATGAGAGATGTTTTTATAATAATGTCTGCTATGCCTGTTATGATTAACTCGGCAATAATTTCAAGAGTATATAATGGAGATTATGAATTTGCCACTGCTATGATTACATATTCTACACTGTTCTCGGTTGTTATAATGCCATTTTTAATGGTTTTAATTAAAATTATTTAG
- the glmM gene encoding phosphoglucosamine mutase: MGRLFGTDGVRGIANKELTCELAFDLGRAGAYVLTQTRQKPKILIGKDTRISCDMLEAALCAGLTSVGADVYLAGVVTTPAIAHLVKSHRFDAGIMISASHNPYEFNGIKFFNSQGFKLSDRIEDRIEDIILNKKWDEVPHAQFDAIGRVNKAELENDYRGYLKSTLNGASFKGIKIVMDCANGAAYKIAPAVFEELGAEVLVINNQPDGTNINKECGSTHLEMLKQEVVKNRADFGIAYDGDADRTLFVDENGEVVDGDKIMLLLAKALKDEGKLKNNTLVVTVMSNMGLFVAAKELGIDLEVTKVGDRYVLEKMLEGGYSIGGEQSGHIILLDYATTGDGILTSLHLTKLICKTNKKLSELAKIMKVYPQVLVNARVENSKKELYKEDSVIMDAIAALEHKFNGKGRVLIRPSGTEPLIRVMIEGEDYDEIKKDAEALAKLIESRLS, translated from the coding sequence ATGGGAAGACTTTTTGGAACAGACGGTGTTCGGGGTATTGCAAATAAAGAGCTTACATGTGAGCTTGCGTTTGATCTGGGAAGAGCTGGTGCATATGTGCTCACCCAAACCAGACAAAAACCTAAAATCCTGATTGGCAAAGATACGAGAATCTCATGCGATATGCTTGAGGCTGCACTGTGTGCCGGGCTGACTTCTGTCGGAGCAGATGTGTATCTTGCAGGAGTTGTTACAACACCTGCTATAGCTCACCTGGTAAAATCGCACCGGTTTGATGCGGGAATTATGATTTCTGCATCGCACAATCCTTATGAGTTCAACGGTATTAAGTTTTTTAATTCACAGGGCTTCAAGCTTTCTGACCGGATTGAAGACAGGATTGAGGACATTATTTTGAACAAAAAGTGGGATGAAGTGCCACACGCTCAGTTTGATGCAATAGGCAGAGTAAATAAAGCTGAGCTTGAAAATGACTACAGGGGGTATCTAAAATCAACATTAAATGGTGCAAGCTTCAAGGGGATTAAAATTGTTATGGACTGTGCAAATGGTGCAGCTTATAAGATAGCTCCGGCGGTTTTTGAAGAACTTGGTGCAGAGGTTTTGGTGATAAACAACCAGCCGGATGGGACAAACATCAACAAAGAGTGTGGATCCACACATCTTGAGATGCTGAAGCAGGAGGTTGTGAAAAACAGGGCTGATTTTGGCATTGCGTATGATGGTGATGCGGACAGAACACTTTTTGTAGATGAAAATGGCGAGGTTGTTGACGGTGATAAGATTATGCTTCTTCTGGCAAAAGCTTTGAAGGATGAAGGGAAGCTAAAAAATAACACCCTGGTTGTAACAGTTATGAGCAACATGGGGCTTTTTGTTGCTGCAAAAGAGCTTGGGATAGATCTTGAGGTCACAAAAGTCGGAGACAGATATGTTCTTGAAAAGATGCTGGAAGGCGGATATTCAATTGGTGGTGAGCAGTCAGGGCACATAATACTTCTGGACTATGCAACAACAGGGGATGGGATTCTGACAAGTCTTCACCTGACAAAGCTAATATGTAAGACTAACAAAAAGCTTTCTGAGCTTGCAAAGATAATGAAAGTGTACCCCCAGGTGCTGGTAAATGCAAGAGTTGAAAACAGCAAAAAGGAGCTATACAAAGAAGATAGTGTTATAATGGATGCAATTGCAGCCTTAGAGCACAAGTTCAATGGAAAAGGAAGGGTTTTAATAAGACCATCTGGTACAGAACCTTTGATAAGGGTTATGATTGAGGGCGAGGACTATGATGAGATTAAAAAGGACGCCGAGGCTCTTGCAAAATTGATTGAATCAAGGCTTTCATGA
- the glmS gene encoding glutamine--fructose-6-phosphate transaminase (isomerizing) → MCGIVGYVGNRSCVPILLSGLKKLEYRGYDSAGVAVIDIDNQKIDIVKTKGRLATLEEKLKENPIEGFAGIGHTRWATHGEPSDENSHPHMSQNGRIAIVHNGIIENYLKLKEFLIRKGFEFASETDTEVVAHLIEYYYDGDIVDAFIKTLEKIQGSYALGVLCLDKPDMILAARKDSPLIVGLGQGENFIASDIPAILEYTRDTYILEENEIAIITKDRVEVINPEKEQIKKDVFHVTWDVSSAEKGGYEHFMIKEIMEQPKAVRDTLTGRLPDSSFEVNLDGIKIAKEDLQKLHKIFIVACGTAYHAGIVGKYVIEKLTRIPVEVDIASEFRYKDPIVDENTLTIVISQSGETIDTLVAMREAKAKGSRTLGIVNVVGSSIAREVDDCLYTWAGPEIAVASTKAYTTQLICLYLIALDFATKLGTISNDEFAKIRDEIKRLPEKIEYVLTHKENIQKYASEHFNAKDIFYLGRGLDFAVAMEGSLKLKEISYIHSEAYAAGELKHGTIALIEDGTFVIALATQEKLFEKMISNIKEVKSRGAVVLSVAQEGNTAIEDVSDHVLYIPKTLDILAPVLTVVPLQLFAYYTAVQRGCDVDKPRNLAKSVTVE, encoded by the coding sequence ATGTGCGGAATTGTTGGTTATGTTGGTAATAGAAGCTGCGTTCCTATTTTACTTTCCGGGCTTAAAAAGCTTGAGTACAGGGGATATGACTCTGCCGGTGTGGCAGTTATTGATATAGATAACCAGAAGATTGATATAGTCAAGACAAAAGGAAGACTTGCTACTCTGGAAGAAAAGCTAAAAGAAAACCCCATTGAGGGTTTTGCCGGGATTGGTCACACAAGGTGGGCAACGCATGGTGAGCCATCCGATGAGAATTCGCACCCGCATATGAGCCAGAACGGCAGAATTGCAATTGTCCACAACGGGATTATAGAGAATTATTTAAAGTTAAAGGAATTTTTGATTAGAAAAGGTTTTGAATTTGCTTCTGAGACAGATACAGAGGTTGTTGCGCATCTTATTGAATATTATTATGATGGTGACATTGTGGATGCGTTTATAAAAACACTTGAGAAGATTCAGGGGTCATACGCTCTGGGAGTGCTTTGCCTTGACAAACCCGATATGATTCTGGCAGCAAGAAAAGACAGTCCTTTGATTGTTGGATTGGGTCAGGGTGAGAATTTCATTGCCTCGGACATTCCCGCAATTTTGGAGTACACAAGGGATACCTATATCCTTGAAGAGAATGAGATAGCAATTATCACAAAAGACAGGGTGGAGGTTATAAATCCCGAAAAGGAGCAGATTAAAAAAGATGTATTCCACGTTACATGGGATGTTTCATCAGCTGAAAAAGGTGGCTATGAGCACTTTATGATAAAGGAGATAATGGAGCAGCCAAAGGCGGTAAGGGACACGCTGACAGGCAGGCTTCCAGATAGCAGCTTTGAGGTAAACCTGGATGGCATAAAGATAGCAAAAGAGGATTTGCAGAAACTTCACAAAATATTTATAGTTGCATGTGGCACAGCATACCATGCAGGGATTGTGGGCAAATATGTGATTGAGAAGCTCACAAGAATACCTGTTGAGGTTGACATTGCAAGCGAGTTTCGCTACAAAGACCCCATTGTTGATGAGAATACCCTGACAATTGTGATTTCTCAGTCGGGTGAGACAATTGACACTCTTGTTGCAATGAGAGAGGCAAAGGCAAAAGGCTCAAGGACGCTTGGGATTGTAAACGTTGTTGGCTCATCCATAGCAAGAGAGGTGGATGATTGTCTGTATACATGGGCAGGGCCCGAGATTGCCGTTGCATCGACCAAGGCTTACACAACGCAGCTTATTTGCCTTTATCTTATTGCTCTTGACTTTGCAACAAAGCTTGGAACAATATCAAATGATGAGTTTGCAAAGATAAGAGATGAGATAAAAAGACTTCCTGAAAAAATAGAGTATGTCCTTACACACAAAGAGAATATTCAAAAGTATGCATCAGAGCATTTTAACGCAAAGGACATCTTCTATTTGGGTCGTGGCTTGGACTTTGCAGTTGCAATGGAAGGGTCACTCAAATTAAAAGAGATTTCATACATTCACTCAGAAGCATATGCAGCAGGTGAGCTAAAGCATGGAACAATTGCACTGATTGAAGATGGGACATTTGTAATTGCACTTGCAACACAGGAAAAGCTTTTTGAAAAGATGATAAGCAACATAAAAGAGGTAAAATCCCGTGGTGCAGTTGTGCTTTCTGTTGCGCAGGAGGGGAATACTGCCATAGAAGATGTGTCAGACCATGTTTTATATATTCCGAAGACACTTGACATCCTGGCACCTGTTTTGACGGTTGTGCCACTTCAGCTTTTTGCATACTACACAGCAGTGCAAAGAGGCTGCGATGTTGACAAACCAAGGAATTTGGCAAAGAGTGTGACTGTGGAGTAA